Proteins encoded together in one Carya illinoinensis cultivar Pawnee chromosome 3, C.illinoinensisPawnee_v1, whole genome shotgun sequence window:
- the LOC122303027 gene encoding COBRA-like protein 4 gives MRFIVSAFFFLALLSYAVAYDPLDPNGNITLKWDVMSWTPDGYVAVVTMNNFQMYRHIMSPGWSLGWTWAKKEVIWSMVGAQATEQGDCSKFKGNVPHCCQKNPTIVDLLPGVPYNQQFSNCCKGGVLAAWGQDPTAAVSAFQVSVGLAGTSNKTVKLPKNFTLLGPGPGYTCGPAKVVPSTVFLTSDRRRKTQALMTWNVTCTYSQFLARKNPSCCVSFSSFYNETITPCPTCACGCQNKHNCVKSNSKILQVKGINTPRKDNSPLLQCTHHMCPIRVHWHVKLNYKDYWRVKIAVTNFNYRMNHTLWSLVVQHPNLNNVTQVFSFDYKPLLPYESINDTGMFYGMKFYNDLLMEAGPLGNIQSELLLRKDKNTFTLKQGWAFPRKVYFNGDECMLPPPDTYPFLPSSAPNNLFALSTLICSLLFLLISLW, from the exons ATGAGATTTATCGTCTCAGCTTTCTTCTTCCTTGCATTGCTTTCTTATGCGG TTGCATATGATCCCTTGGATCCAAATGGAAATATTACGCTTAAGTGGGATGTCATGTCTTGGACCCCAGATGGCTACGTG GCGGTTGTAACAATGAACAACTTCCAAATGTACCGCCACATCATGAGCCCAGGCTGGAGCTTAGGATGGACATGGGCTAAGAAGGAAGTGATATGGTCCATGGTGGGGGCTCAAGCCACTGAACAAGGAGACTGCTCCAAGTTCAAAGGAAACGTACCTCATTGTTGCCAGAAAAATCCCACAATTGTGGATCTTCTCCCTGGAGTTCCTTACAACCAGCAATTCTCGAATTGTTGCAAAGGCGGTGTGTTGGCAGCATGGGGCCAAGATCCAACAGCTGCTGTCTCAGCCTTCCAGGTGAGCGTGGGGCTAGCTGGTACTTCAAACAAGACTGTGAAACTTCCCAAGAACTTCACCCTGTTAGGTCCAGGGCCAGGGTACACCTGCGGCCCGGCAAAGGTTGTGCCTTCCACCGTTTTTCTCACATCAGACCGCCGCCGCAAGACTCAGGCACTCA TGACATGGAACGTGACCTGCACTTATTCGCAGTTTCTTGCCAGGAAAAACCCGAGTTGTTGTGTTTCTTTCTCATCCTTCTACAATGAAACAATCACTCCTTGCCCCACTTGTGCTTGTGGTTGCCAGAACAAGCACAACTGTGTCAA aagCAACTCCAAAATTCTTCAAGTGAAGGGAATAAACACGCCGAGGAAAGACAACTCTCCGCTGCTGCAGTGCACACACCACATGTGCCCCATCCGCGTGCACTGGCATGTGAAACTCAACTATAAAGACTATTGGCGTGTGAAGATTGCCGTTACAAACTTTAACTATAGGATGAATCACACACTCTGGAGTCTCGTTGTACAGCATCCAAATCTTAATAACGTGACACAAGTTTTCAGCTTTGACTACAAGCCTCTTCTTCCCTATGAGTCCATAA ATGACACGGGTATGTTTTACGGCATGAAATTCTATAATGATTTGCTTATGGAAGCTGGTCCATTAGGGAATATTCAATCGGAGTTGCTTCTTCGAAAAGACAAGAACACTTTCACCTTGAAGCAGGGATGGGCATTTCCTCGCAAAGTCTACTTCAATGGCGATGAGTGCATGCTGCCCCCACCTGATACATATCCATTTTTACCGAGTTCTGCCCCCAATAACCTATTTGCTTTGTCAACATTGATTTGTTCATTGCTTTTCCTGTTGATATCTCTCTGGTGA